A genomic segment from Pelagicoccus enzymogenes encodes:
- a CDS encoding MFS transporter: protein MLADEQKTKQTFRWDCVRGGLSGIVETGYGGFALIVAIGIFHAPDTVKGIIAAAGPLGLLCNPLSLSLFSRMNFTASQLTAWIAYLSGIALAIASFAETLLGFLIPACFAFALSAQSMPLLVQIWTFNYPSNKRGAYLSISMMVNVAAAFGFSVLGGWILDTNIETYRWVFLAIALAYILTGVAVSRIPSSSVPKGVAQNPLQNLGYAIEDKKFGVLLVSWMFLGFGNLMVLPLRVEYLLQPEYGIVASKLTVMMVTIGIPAAFRFLTSRVWGYLFDHLDFMLLRIVLNAMIMFSIILFLTTANMWVIYASAAVLGTAMAGANISWSLWVTKFAKPERASAYMSVHTFTTGIRGILAPFLGFYLISGMGATGTAIVGSSLVFVSIVIVSAMYVTLRRSGRPVQA, encoded by the coding sequence ATGTTAGCCGACGAGCAAAAGACGAAACAGACCTTCCGCTGGGATTGCGTGCGGGGCGGCTTGTCGGGGATCGTGGAAACGGGATATGGCGGCTTTGCCTTGATCGTGGCGATCGGGATTTTTCATGCTCCTGATACCGTAAAGGGAATCATCGCCGCAGCTGGCCCGCTGGGGCTGCTTTGCAATCCGCTTAGCTTGAGCTTGTTTTCGCGTATGAACTTCACGGCGAGCCAACTGACGGCTTGGATCGCCTACCTGTCTGGAATTGCCCTCGCGATCGCGAGTTTCGCCGAGACGCTTTTGGGCTTCCTCATTCCAGCCTGTTTCGCATTTGCGCTGTCGGCTCAGTCAATGCCCTTGCTGGTGCAGATCTGGACCTTCAATTATCCCTCCAACAAGCGGGGAGCGTACCTATCGATCAGCATGATGGTCAACGTGGCGGCTGCCTTTGGCTTCAGCGTGCTGGGCGGATGGATACTGGACACCAACATTGAAACCTACCGCTGGGTTTTTCTGGCGATCGCTTTGGCCTATATCCTCACCGGCGTCGCCGTTTCGCGGATACCGTCCAGTTCAGTTCCCAAGGGTGTCGCCCAAAACCCGCTGCAAAACCTTGGCTACGCGATCGAAGACAAGAAGTTCGGCGTACTGCTGGTCAGCTGGATGTTTCTCGGCTTCGGAAACCTTATGGTGCTGCCACTGCGCGTGGAGTACCTCCTGCAGCCAGAGTATGGAATCGTGGCCAGCAAACTGACGGTCATGATGGTGACGATCGGGATCCCAGCCGCGTTCCGTTTCCTGACGTCCCGCGTCTGGGGCTACCTTTTCGACCACTTGGATTTCATGCTGCTGCGCATCGTCCTCAATGCCATGATCATGTTCTCGATCATTCTTTTCCTGACGACTGCCAACATGTGGGTTATCTACGCCTCGGCGGCGGTACTTGGAACAGCCATGGCTGGCGCCAACATCTCCTGGAGCTTGTGGGTCACCAAGTTCGCTAAACCCGAACGGGCTTCTGCCTACATGAGCGTGCACACCTTCACGACCGGCATTCGCGGGATCTTGGCCCCTTTTCTCGGCTTCTATCTGATTTCTGGAATGGGGGCTACCGGTACCGCGATCGTGGGCTCTTCCTTGGTATTCGTTTCCATCGTGATCGTATCCGCCATGTACGTGACCTTACGGCGTAGCGGACGCCCAGTGCAGGCCTAG
- a CDS encoding energy transducer TonB family protein, which produces MKKIKTAIHALLLAALAFTALPALNANDWDEQPSIKKSVAPDNPNKLEGMVMATINIDEKGFVVSAEIAKSTDAALDSNVLDAVKQWRFNPAKKGGSAIACKINVPFKFKG; this is translated from the coding sequence ATGAAGAAAATTAAGACTGCGATACACGCCTTATTGCTTGCCGCGCTAGCCTTTACTGCACTCCCAGCCCTCAATGCCAACGACTGGGATGAGCAACCATCGATCAAGAAGAGCGTGGCTCCGGACAATCCCAACAAGTTGGAAGGCATGGTGATGGCGACGATCAATATCGACGAGAAGGGATTCGTAGTCAGCGCCGAGATCGCCAAGTCAACCGACGCAGCGCTCGACTCCAACGTGCTCGACGCCGTTAAGCAATGGCGCTTCAACCCAGCCAAGAAGGGCGGCTCCGCGATCGCTTGCAAGATCAACGTCCCCTTCAAGTTCAAGGGTTAA